From the genome of Cytobacillus firmus, one region includes:
- a CDS encoding TerC family protein: protein MEILESIMHTYSQFFNWEMWVEALSKPESWALIGTLVILEGLLSADNALVLAVMVKHLPEKQRKKALFYGLLGAYFFRFIAIGIGVFLIEFWYIKVLGAAYLAWLAIKYFIDKRQAEEEGDEHAIEGINQRGLLIRLFGTFWGTVIAVELMDIAFSIDSILAALGVSQEIWVLLIGGMLGIIMMRGVAGVFLKLIDRVPELETSSYILILLIAAKMLASAAGIHIDHIYFFIVLVIVFAVTFIVHAKNAKKEAADQGSN, encoded by the coding sequence ATGGAAATCTTAGAATCTATTATGCATACATATTCCCAGTTCTTTAATTGGGAAATGTGGGTTGAAGCTTTGTCAAAGCCGGAAAGCTGGGCACTGATAGGTACACTTGTAATTCTGGAAGGCCTATTATCTGCTGATAATGCGCTTGTTCTTGCTGTAATGGTAAAGCATCTGCCGGAAAAACAGCGGAAGAAAGCTCTTTTTTACGGTCTTTTAGGTGCTTACTTCTTCAGATTTATTGCTATCGGCATCGGTGTATTTTTAATTGAATTCTGGTATATCAAGGTGTTAGGTGCTGCCTACCTGGCTTGGCTTGCTATTAAGTATTTTATTGATAAGAGGCAAGCTGAAGAGGAAGGCGATGAACATGCAATTGAAGGCATCAATCAAAGAGGATTATTAATTCGCCTTTTCGGTACTTTCTGGGGAACTGTCATTGCAGTTGAATTGATGGATATTGCATTCTCAATCGATAGTATATTGGCTGCGCTTGGAGTCAGCCAGGAAATCTGGGTGCTGTTGATAGGCGGTATGCTTGGTATTATCATGATGCGTGGTGTAGCAGGCGTATTTTTGAAGCTGATTGACAGGGTTCCGGAGCTGGAAACCAGCTCATATATTCTGATCCTTCTTATTGCTGCTAAAATGCTTGCGAGTGCTGCTGGTATTCACATCGACCATATTTACTTCTTTATCGTATTGGTTATCGTGTTTGCTGTTACTTTTATTGTACATGCGAAGAATGCAAAAAAAGAAGCTGCAGATCAAGGATCAAACTAA
- a CDS encoding TerD family protein codes for MAVSLSKGQKVDLTKTNPGMSKVVVGLGWDTNKYDGGNDFDLDSSVFLLGDTGKVTSESDFVFYNNTSGANGSVVHTGDNRTGEGEGDDEQVKIDLANVPANIQRITFTITIHDGEARNQNFGQVSNAYARILNEDTGEELIRYDLGEDFSIETALVVGELYRHNGEWKFSAIGSGYQGGLAALAKDFGLQVG; via the coding sequence ATGGCAGTAAGCTTATCAAAAGGACAAAAAGTGGACTTAACAAAGACAAATCCAGGAATGAGTAAGGTAGTAGTAGGACTTGGATGGGATACGAACAAATATGATGGCGGAAATGACTTTGATTTGGATTCCTCCGTATTTCTGCTTGGAGATACTGGAAAAGTAACTTCTGAAAGTGACTTTGTTTTCTACAACAATACATCAGGCGCTAATGGTTCAGTTGTACATACTGGGGATAACCGTACAGGTGAAGGGGAGGGCGATGATGAGCAGGTGAAAATTGACCTGGCAAATGTGCCGGCAAACATTCAGCGCATTACATTCACAATCACCATTCATGATGGGGAAGCCCGCAATCAGAACTTTGGACAGGTATCCAATGCTTATGCAAGAATTCTGAATGAAGATACAGGCGAAGAATTGATCCGCTATGACCTGGGTGAAGACTTCTCAATTGAAACTGCTCTTGTAGTTGGGGAATTGTACAGACATAACGGAGAGTGGAAATTCAGTGCAATCGGAAGCGGATATCAGGGCGGACTGGCTGCACTGGCAAAAGATTTTGGTTTACAGGTTGGATAA
- a CDS encoding YpjP family protein, with protein MPNWLRKSFVVLVTILTFGLVTPSQAFLYENTNQLKASRASDVENSEKGAELVEEENSNFDKENFIRQMLVEAETQSYEKFGAKIGPVIEDEFNEVILPEIEKAIQEVAVQFPEESLAQLKVTETPGGGLSEKIFHITNSMTDEDVIRFHVRRDHPPQQGYWFNFHYHTHHDQFQAHHELGSIYWNKNTPPKWMS; from the coding sequence ATGCCGAATTGGCTGAGGAAATCCTTTGTTGTACTTGTTACCATTTTAACGTTTGGCCTCGTCACACCTTCTCAGGCATTTCTTTATGAAAATACGAACCAGCTAAAAGCCTCCAGAGCTTCAGATGTTGAAAACTCAGAGAAGGGCGCAGAACTTGTTGAAGAGGAAAATAGTAATTTCGATAAAGAGAACTTTATCAGGCAAATGCTTGTAGAGGCTGAGACACAATCGTATGAGAAATTTGGTGCAAAGATAGGCCCAGTTATTGAAGATGAGTTTAACGAGGTCATCCTTCCGGAAATTGAGAAAGCCATCCAGGAGGTGGCAGTGCAATTTCCCGAGGAAAGCCTTGCACAGTTAAAAGTTACAGAAACTCCGGGGGGCGGATTATCGGAAAAAATTTTCCATATCACCAATAGCATGACGGATGAGGATGTGATTCGGTTCCATGTGCGAAGGGACCACCCTCCTCAACAGGGGTACTGGTTTAATTTTCATTATCACACACACCATGATCAATTTCAGGCTCACCATGAACTCGGTTCAATCTATTGGAATAAAAACACCCCGCCTAAATGGATGAGTTAG
- a CDS encoding LL-diaminopimelate aminotransferase — MEFPISKRMASFTESVFTELAQIKNSKLSDGLSVIDLSIGSPDMPPPAFVMEELARGARDQELYGYSLTGTNEFHTAVSGYYKRNFEVDVDPASEVLLLMGSQDGLVHLPMVLCDPGDYILVPDPGYTAYAAGAAMAGAQMYGMPLKKENSFLPDFNEIPEEILANTKLMILNFPGNPVPAMATEELFLQAIRLAKKYGFAVLHDFAYSELYYENKPLSFLSVEGAADVGIEMNSLSKSFNMAGCRVAYAAGNQQLIALLANFKSNLDYGVFLPVQAAAVKALNDQSGFLQDLRETYRKRRDVLIKDLETIGWDISRPEGSMFLWAEVPSGYSCSKDFAIDLINRAGVVVTPGSAFGRWGEGYVRIALVQHEDVLRQAALNIEGSGIFKKILA; from the coding sequence ATGGAATTTCCTATTTCAAAAAGAATGGCTTCTTTTACAGAGAGCGTGTTTACGGAATTGGCCCAAATTAAGAATTCGAAACTTTCAGACGGGCTTTCGGTGATTGATTTGAGCATTGGCAGTCCTGATATGCCCCCTCCCGCTTTTGTTATGGAGGAATTGGCAAGAGGTGCCCGTGATCAAGAACTATACGGGTACTCGTTAACAGGTACAAATGAATTTCATACCGCAGTCAGCGGCTATTATAAACGAAATTTCGAAGTGGATGTCGATCCTGCTTCAGAGGTGCTGCTTTTAATGGGGTCCCAGGATGGGCTGGTACATTTGCCGATGGTTCTATGTGATCCGGGAGATTATATCCTTGTTCCTGACCCCGGATACACTGCTTATGCTGCAGGTGCTGCAATGGCTGGTGCACAAATGTACGGAATGCCTTTAAAGAAGGAGAACAGCTTTCTCCCTGATTTTAATGAGATCCCTGAAGAAATCCTTGCAAACACGAAATTAATGATATTGAACTTCCCTGGCAACCCAGTTCCGGCAATGGCCACAGAGGAACTTTTTCTTCAAGCGATCCGGCTTGCAAAGAAATACGGTTTTGCTGTACTGCATGATTTTGCTTATTCGGAACTTTATTATGAAAATAAGCCTTTAAGTTTTTTGTCTGTTGAAGGGGCCGCTGATGTGGGGATTGAAATGAACTCACTATCAAAAAGCTTTAATATGGCTGGCTGCAGGGTGGCATATGCCGCAGGTAATCAGCAGCTTATTGCGCTGCTGGCCAACTTCAAATCCAATTTGGATTATGGGGTATTTCTGCCGGTACAGGCAGCTGCGGTGAAAGCATTGAATGATCAGTCCGGTTTTTTGCAGGACTTGAGAGAGACATATAGAAAAAGAAGAGATGTATTAATAAAAGATCTTGAAACTATCGGCTGGGATATCAGCAGGCCTGAGGGGTCAATGTTCTTGTGGGCCGAGGTCCCATCCGGGTACAGCTGCTCCAAGGATTTTGCGATTGACTTAATTAACCGGGCCGGTGTAGTCGTAACTCCTGGAAGTGCATTTGGCAGGTGGGGTGAGGGATACGTTCGGATTGCTCTTGTTCAGCACGAAGATGTTTTAAGGCAAGCTGCCCTTAATATTGAAGGCAGCGGCATATTTAAAAAAATCCTTGCTTAG
- a CDS encoding class I SAM-dependent methyltransferase translates to MLITTSGRTNEAMKEKAKNIAEQLGAEYIERNKRSVKAIQQQVPEDCIVVGKDRLELYQIGENQPFFFHPSSAMFRVKRLLKGESDPFLEAAGLKEGSSILDCTLGLASDSITASFAAGNKGKVTGLEGNKYLSFLVANGLRQWDSGLESMNQAMGRINVEATMALPYLKKLPSDSYDIVYFDPMFEEEIFESEGIKALRNFAVYEDLSEEVIFHAKRAARQRVILKDHFRSSRFAQYGFKVIERKSSKFHFGIIEK, encoded by the coding sequence ATGCTAATTACGACATCCGGACGCACCAATGAAGCAATGAAAGAAAAAGCAAAAAACATTGCAGAACAATTGGGAGCAGAGTACATCGAAAGGAATAAAAGGTCTGTTAAAGCGATTCAACAACAAGTTCCTGAAGACTGCATAGTAGTCGGAAAAGACCGGCTGGAACTTTATCAGATTGGTGAAAACCAGCCGTTCTTCTTTCATCCGAGTTCTGCAATGTTCAGAGTGAAGCGCCTCTTAAAAGGTGAGAGTGATCCTTTTCTTGAGGCTGCGGGTCTTAAAGAAGGCAGCAGTATACTCGATTGTACTCTTGGTCTGGCATCTGACAGCATAACAGCCAGTTTTGCTGCGGGCAATAAAGGTAAAGTTACGGGACTCGAAGGAAATAAATACCTTTCCTTTCTCGTTGCGAACGGGCTAAGGCAGTGGGACTCCGGGCTTGAAAGTATGAATCAGGCCATGGGAAGAATAAATGTTGAAGCAACAATGGCCCTTCCATATTTAAAAAAACTGCCTTCGGACAGTTACGATATTGTCTATTTTGATCCAATGTTTGAAGAAGAAATCTTTGAGTCAGAAGGGATTAAAGCTTTAAGGAACTTTGCTGTTTATGAAGATCTGTCAGAGGAAGTTATATTTCATGCAAAAAGAGCTGCGAGGCAAAGGGTGATCCTGAAAGACCACTTTAGAAGTTCCAGGTTTGCTCAATATGGTTTCAAAGTAATTGAAAGAAAGTCATCTAAATTTCATTTTGGCATAATTGAAAAATAA
- a CDS encoding BrxA/BrxB family bacilliredoxin yields MSMAYEEYMKQMVKPMREELVQAGFKELTASEDVEQFMENLEGTALVVVNSVCGCAAGLARPAATQAVLRSEKKPDHLVTVFAGQDKEATAKMREYFDGYEPSSPSMALLRGKEVVHFIHRHDIEDHSMEAIMENLLAAFEANC; encoded by the coding sequence ATGTCAATGGCATATGAAGAATATATGAAACAAATGGTGAAGCCGATGCGTGAGGAGCTTGTACAGGCAGGCTTTAAAGAGCTTACGGCTTCAGAAGATGTAGAGCAATTCATGGAGAACCTTGAAGGCACAGCTCTTGTTGTTGTGAATTCAGTTTGCGGCTGTGCAGCAGGTCTTGCCCGCCCTGCAGCAACACAGGCTGTTCTAAGAAGTGAAAAGAAACCTGATCATCTAGTGACGGTTTTTGCAGGACAGGACAAAGAAGCAACAGCAAAAATGCGCGAGTACTTTGATGGATATGAGCCTTCATCACCTTCTATGGCTCTTTTAAGAGGAAAGGAAGTTGTGCACTTCATTCACCGCCATGATATTGAAGACCATTCCATGGAAGCAATCATGGAGAACCTGCTTGCAGCATTTGAGGCGAACTGCTGA
- the ilvD gene encoding dihydroxy-acid dehydratase, which produces MRSDMIKKGTDRAPHRSLLRAAGVKEEDFGKPFIAVCNSYIDIVPGHVHLQEFGKIVKEAIREAGGVPFEFNTIGVDDGIAMGHIGMRYSLPSREIIADSLETVVSAHWFDGMVCIPNCDKITPGMMMGALRVNIPTLFVSGGPMKAGVDSSGKPLSLSSVFEGVGAFESGQIDEQKLLEIEQVACPTCGSCSGMFTANSMNCLAEGLGLALPGNGTILAVSEERKEFVKRSAKQLMELIKQDIKPRDIVTIDAIDNAFALDMAMGGSTNTVLHTLALAHEAEIEYPIERINEIANRVPHLAKIAPASDYHIEDVHNAGGVSAIINELLKKPDALNGDCLTVTGKPLRENVAGSEILDKNVIRTLENPHSERGGLAVLFGNLAPEGSIIKVGAVDESVGGYHRGPAICFDSQEDALSGIITGKVQEGHVVVIRYEGPKGGPGMPEMLAPTSQIVGRGLGAKVGLITDGRFSGASRGISIGHISPEAAEGGPIAFVENGDIIELDLNNRTINLEISDEEFEKRKANWKGFEPKVKKGYLARYSKLVTNASTGGVMKI; this is translated from the coding sequence ATGAGAAGTGATATGATCAAAAAAGGGACAGACAGGGCTCCGCACCGCAGCCTGCTGCGTGCTGCCGGAGTAAAGGAAGAAGATTTCGGAAAACCATTTATTGCTGTGTGCAATTCCTACATTGATATCGTTCCTGGCCATGTGCATTTGCAGGAATTTGGTAAAATTGTTAAAGAGGCAATCCGTGAAGCAGGCGGTGTTCCATTTGAATTTAATACCATTGGAGTGGATGATGGCATTGCCATGGGCCATATCGGCATGCGCTATTCTCTGCCAAGCCGTGAGATCATTGCAGATTCACTTGAAACAGTGGTTTCTGCCCACTGGTTTGACGGAATGGTCTGTATCCCGAACTGCGATAAAATCACACCCGGAATGATGATGGGGGCATTGAGGGTTAATATTCCAACCCTTTTTGTCAGCGGAGGCCCGATGAAAGCCGGCGTAGATTCAAGCGGAAAGCCATTATCCTTAAGTTCGGTATTTGAGGGTGTAGGTGCCTTCGAATCCGGCCAGATAGATGAACAAAAGCTCCTGGAAATCGAGCAGGTAGCATGTCCGACCTGCGGTTCCTGTTCAGGGATGTTCACTGCGAATTCCATGAATTGCCTTGCAGAAGGACTGGGCCTTGCACTTCCTGGCAATGGCACGATTCTGGCCGTATCAGAAGAAAGAAAGGAATTTGTTAAACGTTCAGCCAAACAGCTGATGGAATTAATCAAGCAAGACATCAAGCCGCGTGATATTGTTACTATTGATGCCATTGACAATGCATTTGCCCTTGATATGGCAATGGGCGGTTCCACCAATACAGTTCTTCACACATTAGCGCTTGCTCACGAAGCTGAAATTGAATATCCGATTGAACGAATCAATGAGATCGCCAATCGGGTTCCGCATTTAGCCAAGATCGCTCCTGCATCAGATTATCATATTGAAGATGTTCATAATGCGGGTGGGGTGAGTGCAATCATCAATGAATTGCTTAAAAAGCCGGACGCCTTGAATGGTGACTGTCTGACAGTTACCGGAAAGCCGCTAAGGGAGAATGTAGCAGGCAGTGAGATTCTGGATAAAAATGTAATCCGGACACTGGAGAATCCGCACTCTGAACGAGGAGGGCTGGCAGTTTTATTTGGGAATTTAGCTCCTGAGGGATCAATTATAAAAGTGGGTGCAGTAGATGAGTCAGTAGGCGGATACCATAGAGGGCCAGCCATCTGCTTTGACTCGCAGGAAGATGCACTATCCGGAATCATTACTGGCAAGGTGCAGGAAGGCCATGTTGTTGTCATTCGTTATGAGGGCCCTAAAGGCGGCCCTGGAATGCCGGAGATGCTTGCACCGACTTCACAGATTGTCGGCCGTGGTTTAGGTGCAAAAGTCGGCCTGATTACAGATGGCCGTTTCTCGGGTGCTTCACGCGGCATCAGCATTGGGCACATCTCACCGGAGGCTGCTGAAGGCGGACCTATTGCATTTGTGGAAAATGGAGACATAATTGAATTGGATCTGAATAACCGTACAATCAATCTGGAAATTTCAGATGAAGAATTCGAAAAGCGGAAAGCCAATTGGAAGGGCTTCGAGCCAAAGGTTAAAAAAGGGTACCTTGCCCGTTATTCGAAGCTTGTCACGAATGCCAGCACAGGCGGCGTTATGAAAATTTAA
- a CDS encoding conserved virulence factor C family protein — translation MKIKAIEPTPSPNTMKVILDEELPMGKANNYKKDKKEGAPRIILDILEIEGIKGVYHVADFLAVERNAKYDWKELLPQVRSAFGEDVENDGSEENGMDEHFGEVQVLVQMYKGIPMQVKLTDGTEEKRFGLPENFIKAVTKAQDPADNVVMVRKWKEFGVRYGDFDQVGHDIVEELMAAYPEGRLQTLVKTAKSPDNTEDKHVRSLLKLSLEDLVSPDWRERYQKLEQMDNPELGDLPVLEKALNDEKASIRRLATVYLGMIEDKKVLPLLYRALKDKTVTVRRTAGDCLSDLGFAEAMDAMKEALQDDSKLVRWRAAMFLYEVGDESALSALKAAEDDPEFEVSLQIKLAIERIEHGEEAKGSVWKQMTESRNKGEK, via the coding sequence TTGAAAATAAAAGCAATCGAACCAACACCAAGTCCGAATACAATGAAGGTTATTCTTGATGAAGAGCTTCCAATGGGGAAAGCCAATAATTATAAAAAAGATAAAAAAGAAGGAGCTCCAAGGATCATCCTTGATATTCTTGAGATCGAAGGCATAAAAGGGGTTTACCATGTTGCTGATTTCCTGGCAGTAGAAAGAAATGCCAAATATGACTGGAAAGAGCTGCTTCCTCAAGTTCGATCTGCATTTGGCGAGGACGTGGAAAATGACGGTAGTGAAGAAAACGGCATGGATGAACATTTCGGTGAGGTGCAGGTATTAGTCCAAATGTACAAAGGAATTCCGATGCAGGTGAAGCTGACTGACGGCACAGAAGAAAAGCGCTTCGGACTTCCTGAAAACTTTATTAAAGCAGTTACAAAAGCGCAGGATCCTGCTGATAATGTTGTCATGGTCCGCAAGTGGAAGGAATTCGGGGTCCGCTACGGGGACTTTGACCAAGTTGGACATGATATTGTTGAGGAACTAATGGCTGCCTATCCGGAGGGACGGCTCCAGACCCTAGTGAAAACAGCTAAAAGCCCGGATAACACAGAGGATAAACATGTGCGGTCTCTCCTTAAACTTTCATTAGAAGATTTGGTTTCTCCTGATTGGCGGGAGCGCTATCAAAAACTCGAGCAGATGGATAATCCAGAACTGGGGGATCTGCCTGTTCTTGAAAAAGCTCTCAATGATGAAAAGGCTTCAATTAGAAGACTTGCGACAGTTTATCTTGGAATGATTGAAGATAAAAAGGTCCTGCCGCTTCTGTACAGAGCATTGAAGGATAAAACGGTCACTGTAAGGCGTACAGCCGGAGACTGTTTATCAGACTTAGGGTTTGCAGAAGCAATGGATGCCATGAAGGAAGCCCTGCAGGACGATAGTAAGCTTGTACGCTGGCGTGCGGCCATGTTCCTTTACGAAGTGGGTGATGAAAGTGCGCTGTCTGCTCTAAAAGCTGCAGAAGACGACCCTGAATTCGAAGTCAGTCTGCAGATTAAACTGGCAATTGAGAGAATTGAGCATGGAGAAGAAGCAAAGGGTTCAGTATGGAAACAAATGACTGAATCCCGGAATAAAGGTGAGAAATAA
- a CDS encoding ABC-F family ATP-binding cassette domain-containing protein, with product MKMISVENVTKTYGEKELFNNISFTIAEKERAGLIGVNGTGKSSLLKVIAGVDLPDSGEIVKPRDYTISYSAQQPDLNYDLTVLEQVFAGDAPILVLQREYEQALLELSRNPEDPAIQDSLFELQKRMDTLNAWEVNTDAKTILTKLGIEDFSRKIGELSGGQKKRVALAQALIQSPDLLILDEPTNHLDFESVKWLEEYLGRYRGALLLVTHDRYFLDRVTNKMFELEGGNLYSYKGNYAAFLEAKAIREENEAATIEKQKNLFRRELEWIRRGAKARTTKQKARIQRFETLDSQLASVKSSEKLDMSLSGSRLGKQVFELEAASKKYGSQTILDHFDLLVKPGDRIGIIGRNGTGKSTLLNILADRIPLDSGERIIGQTVKIAYYTQESEDMDESKRMIEYLKETAEVVETSDGKTISAAQMLERFLFPPYTHGTPIRKLSGGEKRRLYLLKILMSEPNVLLLDEPTNNLDTQTLTVLEDYLDDFPGVVITVSHDRYFLDKVAEQLLVLKGEGKIESYYGNYSEFLESENAKPVQEMDHAPKKTRETKPKKKRMSYKEKKEWEEIEGKIEAAEARLEAISSEMASIGSDFEKGQALVEEETKLNEELEYLIERWSYLSEAAEDE from the coding sequence ATGAAGATGATTTCTGTGGAAAATGTGACAAAAACCTATGGTGAGAAAGAACTTTTTAACAATATATCATTTACAATAGCCGAAAAAGAAAGGGCAGGACTGATCGGTGTAAACGGTACAGGAAAATCCTCCCTGCTGAAGGTGATCGCGGGGGTAGACCTGCCGGACTCAGGAGAAATAGTCAAACCGAGAGATTACACCATTTCATATTCAGCACAGCAGCCTGACCTGAATTATGATTTAACCGTTCTCGAGCAGGTATTTGCAGGAGATGCGCCAATACTTGTCCTGCAGAGAGAATATGAACAAGCGCTGCTGGAGCTTAGCCGGAACCCTGAAGATCCAGCTATCCAGGATAGCCTTTTCGAACTTCAAAAAAGAATGGATACACTTAATGCATGGGAGGTAAATACCGATGCCAAAACGATTCTCACTAAACTGGGCATTGAGGATTTCAGCAGAAAAATTGGCGAGCTTTCAGGCGGACAGAAAAAGCGGGTTGCGCTCGCCCAAGCTTTGATCCAGTCACCAGACTTGCTGATTCTTGACGAGCCGACAAATCATCTTGATTTTGAATCGGTTAAATGGCTGGAAGAATATCTGGGCAGATATAGGGGCGCACTGCTTCTTGTGACACATGACCGTTATTTCCTTGACCGGGTTACAAACAAAATGTTTGAGCTTGAGGGCGGAAATCTTTACAGCTATAAAGGGAATTATGCTGCATTCCTTGAAGCCAAAGCAATAAGAGAGGAAAATGAAGCAGCCACTATAGAAAAGCAGAAAAATCTGTTCAGAAGAGAACTCGAATGGATCAGAAGAGGTGCAAAAGCCCGTACCACCAAGCAAAAAGCCAGGATCCAGCGGTTCGAAACTCTTGACAGCCAGCTTGCTTCAGTTAAATCCTCCGAAAAATTGGACATGTCCCTAAGCGGCAGCCGCCTCGGAAAACAGGTATTTGAACTTGAAGCTGCATCAAAAAAATATGGCTCCCAGACAATTCTGGATCATTTTGATCTTCTCGTAAAACCAGGGGACAGAATAGGGATTATTGGAAGAAATGGGACAGGGAAATCAACTCTCCTTAACATACTGGCAGACAGGATTCCGCTTGACTCAGGTGAGCGCATTATTGGGCAGACAGTAAAAATTGCTTACTATACACAGGAAAGCGAAGATATGGATGAAAGTAAACGCATGATAGAATATCTCAAAGAAACAGCTGAAGTAGTTGAAACTTCAGATGGAAAAACCATTTCTGCGGCTCAAATGCTGGAGCGTTTCCTTTTTCCGCCATATACTCATGGCACTCCAATCCGCAAGCTTTCCGGCGGGGAAAAACGGAGGCTTTATCTACTGAAGATCTTAATGTCAGAGCCTAATGTTCTTCTTCTTGACGAGCCGACCAATAACCTTGATACCCAAACCCTGACGGTTCTCGAGGATTACCTGGATGATTTTCCCGGCGTAGTCATTACTGTTTCGCATGACCGCTACTTCCTGGATAAAGTGGCTGAGCAGCTGCTTGTGTTAAAAGGAGAGGGCAAAATCGAATCCTACTATGGAAATTACAGTGAATTTCTTGAAAGTGAAAATGCCAAACCGGTTCAGGAAATGGACCATGCCCCTAAAAAAACGAGGGAAACAAAACCGAAAAAGAAGAGAATGAGCTACAAAGAGAAGAAAGAATGGGAAGAAATAGAGGGAAAGATTGAGGCTGCTGAAGCCCGTCTTGAAGCGATTTCCTCAGAAATGGCCAGCATCGGAAGTGACTTTGAAAAGGGCCAGGCCTTAGTAGAAGAAGAAACAAAGCTGAATGAAGAGCTTGAATACTTGATTGAGAGATGGAGCTATCTATCAGAAGCAGCAGAAGATGAATAA
- a CDS encoding HD domain-containing protein, whose translation MKENIIHITEKFVRDTLGDDSTGHDWHHIERVRKNALYIAKREQKGDPFFIEMAALLHDIPDAKLNTSREAGDRKLSDFLQELEITEEAFSSIKAIIDSVSFNGGHNTRILSEEAKIVQDADRLDAIGAVGIARAFAYGGKKGQLIYDPALNIRREMTEDEYRNGRSSSINHFYEKLLKLKDLLNTDTAMKMAEERHELMEQFLHQFFKEWNGQA comes from the coding sequence ATGAAAGAAAATATAATACATATAACAGAAAAATTTGTCCGGGATACACTCGGGGATGACTCAACCGGGCATGACTGGCATCATATTGAGCGCGTGCGAAAAAATGCCCTTTACATAGCGAAAAGGGAACAAAAAGGAGATCCTTTTTTCATTGAAATGGCAGCCTTGCTTCATGATATACCTGATGCGAAGCTGAACACTTCCAGAGAAGCAGGGGACAGGAAACTGTCGGACTTTCTGCAGGAACTTGAAATCACAGAGGAAGCATTCAGCAGTATTAAGGCAATCATTGATTCAGTTTCCTTTAATGGCGGCCATAACACCAGGATTTTAAGTGAAGAAGCCAAAATAGTCCAGGATGCGGACAGATTGGATGCGATCGGCGCCGTGGGAATTGCGAGAGCATTTGCATACGGAGGCAAAAAAGGACAGCTGATTTATGATCCTGCCCTTAATATCAGAAGAGAAATGACTGAAGATGAATACCGGAATGGCAGGTCGTCATCCATCAATCATTTTTACGAAAAGCTTTTGAAGCTGAAAGATCTGCTGAATACTGACACTGCTATGAAAATGGCAGAAGAGCGGCATGAGCTTATGGAACAGTTTCTGCACCAATTTTTTAAAGAATGGAATGGTCAAGCATGA
- a CDS encoding DegV family protein — translation MVKIAWVTDSTAFLNNELRNHPDLYQIPMTIIMDGSEYTDGVDLSPEELYARLKTLDTPAKTSQPSIGAFRDLYENLHKDYDCIIAVLVSAKLSGTVSSSEQAAQLVDIPVYSLDSKILSYPLTRLILKGMELAEAGLDSKDIISELKTLRDTGETYVLIGSLEQLHRSGRMSGVQFFLGSMLNVKPIISVHDGELSVREKARSERKAKDKIVKLLRSAHERNPLKEVFILYGLHPEEAELWKKELQEEFTGIEFGCYSLGATIGVHAGEHTLGISWLNGLE, via the coding sequence GTGGTTAAAATTGCATGGGTAACAGACAGCACGGCTTTTTTAAATAATGAGTTAAGGAACCACCCTGACTTGTACCAGATTCCAATGACTATCATTATGGATGGCAGTGAGTATACAGATGGTGTTGATTTATCACCTGAAGAACTTTATGCGAGATTAAAAACCCTGGATACCCCGGCTAAAACTTCCCAGCCATCCATTGGCGCTTTCAGGGATTTATACGAAAATCTGCATAAGGATTATGACTGTATCATCGCTGTACTTGTATCGGCAAAGCTCAGCGGGACTGTTTCTTCGAGTGAACAGGCTGCCCAGCTGGTTGATATTCCGGTATACAGCCTGGACTCCAAGATATTATCATATCCTTTAACAAGATTAATCCTTAAAGGGATGGAATTGGCAGAGGCCGGATTGGATAGTAAAGACATTATCAGCGAGCTTAAGACGCTTCGCGATACGGGCGAAACATATGTCCTCATCGGCAGTCTTGAACAGCTTCATCGAAGCGGCAGGATGTCCGGAGTTCAATTTTTCCTGGGAAGCATGCTTAATGTAAAGCCGATTATCTCAGTACATGATGGAGAATTAAGTGTCAGGGAGAAGGCCAGGAGCGAGAGAAAGGCAAAAGATAAGATTGTGAAGCTTCTGAGGAGCGCTCACGAGAGAAACCCGCTGAAGGAAGTATTCATCCTGTACGGTTTGCATCCGGAAGAAGCCGAGCTATGGAAGAAGGAACTTCAGGAAGAATTTACGGGCATTGAATTTGGGTGCTATTCCTTAGGAGCCACCATTGGCGTCCACGCAGGAGAGCATACACTCGGCATCAGCTGGCTGAATGGCCTGGAATAA